From Streptomyces zhihengii, the proteins below share one genomic window:
- a CDS encoding SRPBCC family protein: MSGQFEATVEIDRPVDDVFAYLADGRNDPEFSPRVLRIERVPEGPTAVGTVFRSTVKDAGMKTAREFRVTALEAPRTIRWAEVSSNTVTAREGGYDLEPLPGGGTRVRIFNVLEGHGLGKLLVGLALAAARKDAPAFGARIKAAVETAIAPR; this comes from the coding sequence ATGTCAGGTCAGTTCGAAGCGACCGTCGAGATCGACCGGCCCGTCGACGACGTGTTCGCCTACCTCGCCGACGGCCGCAACGACCCGGAGTTCAGCCCCCGGGTGCTCAGGATCGAACGGGTCCCCGAGGGTCCCACCGCCGTCGGCACCGTCTTCCGGAGCACCGTCAAGGACGCCGGGATGAAGACCGCCAGGGAGTTCCGGGTCACCGCCCTCGAAGCACCCCGCACGATCCGGTGGGCCGAGGTGTCGAGCAACACCGTGACGGCGCGCGAGGGCGGCTACGACCTGGAGCCGCTGCCCGGCGGCGGCACACGGGTGCGCATCTTCAACGTCCTGGAGGGCCACGGGCTGGGCAAGCTCCTCGTCGGCCTGGCGCTCGCCGCCGCCCGCAAGGACGCGCCCGCCTTCGGCGCCCGGATCAAGGCCGCCGTCGAGACGGCGATCGCCCCCCGCTGA
- a CDS encoding GlxA family transcriptional regulator: MPLPHRVVIAVFPGVDLLDVTGPAEVFALANRETGGRAGYRVRLAGPVAGEVRTSAGVRLLTDLAFGDVGADVDTLIVPGAVDMTEAGPRARVDEDIVAWVRETAPHAGRVASVCVGAHVLAAAGLLDGRTATTHWSTAAQLAADHPGVTVDPDPIFVRTDHGRLWTGAGISACLDLALALVAEDLGERTALALARHLVMYLKRQGGQSQFSVPLSRPAADRRDIDDLRLWIADHLHEDLSAAALAERMCLSERHFARVFAQETGTSPAAYVEAARVEVARRLLETTDGPLGQVAEAAGLGSVETLHRAFRRRLATTPAAYRRRFRTRAG, encoded by the coding sequence ATGCCCCTTCCCCACCGTGTCGTCATCGCGGTCTTCCCCGGCGTCGACCTCCTCGACGTCACCGGCCCGGCCGAGGTCTTCGCCCTGGCCAACCGGGAGACCGGCGGCCGGGCTGGCTACCGGGTCCGGCTCGCCGGGCCCGTCGCCGGAGAGGTGCGCACCTCCGCGGGCGTGCGGCTGCTGACCGACCTGGCCTTCGGTGACGTCGGCGCGGACGTGGACACGCTGATCGTGCCTGGCGCGGTCGACATGACCGAGGCCGGCCCCCGGGCCCGGGTCGACGAGGACATCGTGGCCTGGGTCCGGGAGACCGCCCCGCACGCCGGGCGCGTCGCCTCGGTGTGCGTCGGCGCGCACGTGCTGGCCGCCGCCGGACTGCTCGACGGCCGGACGGCGACCACCCACTGGTCGACCGCCGCCCAGCTCGCCGCCGACCATCCCGGCGTCACCGTCGACCCGGACCCGATCTTCGTCCGCACCGACCACGGCCGGCTGTGGACCGGGGCCGGCATCAGCGCCTGCCTGGACCTCGCGCTGGCCCTGGTGGCCGAGGACCTCGGCGAGCGGACCGCCCTCGCGCTCGCCAGGCACCTCGTGATGTACCTCAAGCGGCAGGGCGGTCAGAGCCAGTTCTCGGTACCGCTGAGCCGCCCCGCCGCCGACCGCAGGGACATCGACGACCTGCGGCTGTGGATCGCCGACCACCTCCACGAGGACCTGTCCGCCGCGGCGCTCGCCGAGCGGATGTGTCTGAGCGAGCGGCACTTCGCCCGGGTCTTCGCCCAGGAGACGGGCACCAGCCCCGCCGCCTACGTCGAGGCGGCCCGGGTCGAGGTGGCCCGCCGTCTGCTGGAGACCACCGACGGCCCGCTCGGGCAGGTCGCCGAGGCCGCCGGGCTCGGCTCGG
- a CDS encoding multicopper oxidase domain-containing protein, which translates to MDRRSFNRRLLAGGAVAATGVTSLSLASASSSAAPAAAAAPRTAPAGGVVRHLRLYAEKLADGQMGYGLEKGKATIPGPLIELNEGDTLHIEFENLMDVPVSLHPHGVDYDIDNDGTKMSRSHVEPGATRTYTWRTHAPGRRADGTWRPGSAGYWHYHDHVVGTDHGTGGIRKGLYGPMVVRRKGDILPDKQFTIVFNDMTINNRPAADPPNFLATVGDRVEIIMITHGEYYHTFHMHGHRWADNRTGLLSGPEDVSRVVDNKITGPADSFGFQVIAGEHVGAGAWMYHCHVQSHSDMGMAGLFLVAKPDGTVPGHDGDHGGHGAARQGPASPKAEGGADAGSAHDH; encoded by the coding sequence ATGGACAGACGCAGTTTCAACCGGCGCCTGCTCGCGGGCGGTGCGGTCGCCGCGACGGGCGTGACATCGTTGTCCCTCGCCTCCGCCTCCTCCAGTGCGGCGCCCGCGGCGGCCGCCGCGCCCAGGACCGCCCCCGCCGGCGGCGTGGTCCGCCATCTGCGGCTCTACGCCGAGAAACTGGCCGACGGGCAGATGGGATACGGCCTGGAGAAGGGCAAGGCCACGATCCCCGGCCCGCTGATCGAGCTCAACGAGGGCGACACCCTCCACATCGAGTTCGAGAACCTGATGGACGTGCCCGTCAGCCTCCACCCGCACGGCGTGGACTACGACATCGACAACGACGGCACGAAGATGAGCCGCAGCCATGTCGAGCCGGGCGCCACCCGCACCTACACCTGGCGCACCCACGCCCCCGGCCGCCGCGCCGACGGCACCTGGCGCCCCGGCAGCGCCGGCTACTGGCACTACCACGACCACGTCGTGGGCACGGACCACGGCACGGGCGGCATCCGCAAGGGGCTCTACGGGCCGATGGTGGTGCGCCGCAAGGGCGACATCCTGCCGGACAAGCAGTTCACGATCGTCTTCAACGACATGACGATCAACAACCGTCCGGCCGCCGACCCGCCGAACTTCCTCGCCACGGTGGGCGACCGGGTGGAGATCATCATGATCACGCACGGGGAGTACTACCACACCTTCCACATGCACGGTCATCGCTGGGCCGACAACCGCACGGGCCTGCTGTCGGGCCCCGAGGACGTCAGCCGGGTCGTCGACAACAAGATCACCGGACCCGCCGACTCCTTCGGCTTCCAGGTCATCGCCGGTGAGCACGTCGGCGCGGGCGCGTGGATGTACCACTGCCACGTCCAGAGCCACTCCGACATGGGGATGGCCGGTCTCTTCCTGGTCGCCAAACCGGACGGCACCGTCCCGGGCCACGACGGCGACCACGGCGGGCACGGCGCCGCGCGGCAGGGGCCGGCGTCCCCGAAGGCCGAGGGCGGCGCCGACGCGGGCTCCGCCCACGACCACTGA